In Sphingomonas sp. SORGH_AS_0950, the following are encoded in one genomic region:
- a CDS encoding MFS transporter, with product MADLRRRDRGQGAAAMSARPSSHRPLPLGLFALANAGGVIAYLPLLTLLLPIKVEAIDGAGRIGLLSLIAICGAAAASLANILFGWLSDRTQRAGHGRRVWMGLGIVAIAASYGGFALATTPAALIAAILAFQLAVNALLAPMMAIMAEEIPDDQRGTAGGLLALGSPAASALSTLLVGSAMLGEHGRMAVLLGMSLILILPLMLTRARIMVPVEAKGASGPLPPRRDLVVAGLSRLSIQVAAIVTQVYLLYYFEAILPVAEWAALPRWIGQLFTIAFLAPLPIALILGPLADRTRRRKGILLVAALVATAGLVVMAWIGMRGIGADWRIAAVAFVVYTTGSSVFVALHAGLILQLLPDPRHRGRDLGLFNLTNTVPSIIGASLTWTFATPQDFTTVMVVLALMTGIGGLAILGVRTWE from the coding sequence ATGGCCGATCTCCGGCGGCGTGATCGGGGACAGGGTGCGGCGGCCATGTCCGCCCGCCCATCCTCGCACCGCCCCTTGCCACTGGGCCTCTTCGCGCTGGCCAATGCGGGCGGGGTGATCGCCTATCTGCCGCTTCTGACCCTGCTGCTGCCGATCAAGGTGGAGGCGATCGACGGCGCGGGGCGGATCGGCCTGTTGTCGCTGATCGCGATCTGCGGCGCGGCGGCGGCGAGCCTGGCCAATATCCTGTTCGGCTGGCTGAGCGACCGGACCCAGCGCGCCGGCCATGGCAGGCGGGTGTGGATGGGCCTGGGGATCGTGGCGATCGCCGCCAGCTATGGCGGGTTCGCGCTCGCCACCACCCCGGCGGCGCTGATCGCGGCGATCCTGGCCTTTCAGCTGGCGGTCAACGCGCTGCTCGCGCCGATGATGGCGATCATGGCCGAGGAGATACCCGACGATCAGCGCGGCACGGCGGGCGGGCTGCTCGCGCTGGGCAGTCCGGCGGCCTCGGCCCTGTCGACGCTGCTGGTCGGATCGGCGATGCTGGGCGAGCATGGCCGGATGGCGGTGCTGCTGGGCATGAGCCTGATCCTCATCCTGCCGCTGATGCTGACGCGCGCGCGGATCATGGTCCCGGTCGAGGCCAAGGGCGCATCGGGCCCGTTGCCGCCGCGTCGCGATCTGGTCGTCGCGGGGCTGTCGCGGCTGTCGATCCAGGTCGCCGCCATCGTCACCCAGGTCTATCTCCTCTATTATTTCGAGGCGATCCTGCCGGTCGCTGAGTGGGCGGCGCTGCCGCGCTGGATCGGGCAGCTCTTCACCATCGCCTTCCTCGCGCCCCTGCCGATCGCGCTGATCCTGGGGCCGCTGGCCGACCGGACCCGGCGGCGAAAGGGCATCCTGCTGGTGGCCGCGCTGGTCGCGACGGCGGGGCTGGTCGTCATGGCCTGGATCGGGATGCGGGGAATCGGCGCCGACTGGCGGATCGCGGCGGTCGCCTTCGTCGTCTATACGACCGGCTCTTCGGTGTTCGTCGCGCTCCATGCCGGGCTGATCCTGCAACTGCTGCCCGATCCGCGCCACCGGGGGCGCGACCTGGGGCTGTTCAACCTGACCAACACCGTGCCCTCGATCATCGGCGCCTCGCTGACCTGGACGTTCGCCACGCCGCAGGATTTCACCACCGTCATGGTGGTGCTGGCGCTGATGACCGGCATCGGGGGATTGGCGATCCTGGGGGTGCGGACCTGGGAGTAG
- a CDS encoding alpha-L-fucosidase: MQIGRRSFLSAMGGIGGSALLPGRAGAATPQAFRPDWSSLVAGYQAPDWFRDAKFGFWAHWSAQCVPEAGDWYAREMYLQGTRAYRHHLAHYGHPADVGFMQMYPRWTAANWDPARLLDLYQRSGARYFMALANHHDNFDSYASSHHPWNATRFGPKRDIVGIWAKLARERGLRFGVSNHSGHAWHWYQPAYGYDPEGPRAGQRYDAARLTRADGRGQWWDGLDPQQLYTGPTMKMPDGFRSIAEADAWHEKNDRVWDEKPPAANPAFVRQWRLRCRELVDLYQPDLLYFDNFTLPLGQAGLDMAAYMYNSSMQRNGGRNEAVVTAKNTPPERLAGIVDDVERGAHQSIQPYPFQTETCIGNWHYDRDLYARDGYKTPRKIIHTLCDVIAKNGNMMVSVPMRGNGTIDEKEEAIVERIGAWMRRYGDAIYATRPWRLLGEGPTASKGGQFNEGGQDSHYTPRDVRYVRKGAAVHGFTLGWPEDDVARFPALARTGSVQRVTIPGDPAPLPFRRTAEALEVDLPPALRNDIGVALVVEGPGLV; encoded by the coding sequence ATGCAGATCGGCCGCCGATCGTTCCTGTCCGCCATGGGAGGCATCGGGGGGTCCGCGCTGCTTCCCGGTCGCGCCGGGGCCGCGACGCCCCAGGCGTTTCGGCCCGACTGGTCCTCGCTGGTCGCGGGTTATCAGGCGCCCGACTGGTTCCGCGATGCCAAGTTCGGCTTCTGGGCGCACTGGTCGGCGCAGTGCGTGCCCGAGGCGGGCGACTGGTATGCGCGCGAAATGTATCTGCAGGGCACCCGCGCCTATCGGCATCACCTGGCGCATTACGGCCACCCGGCCGATGTCGGCTTCATGCAGATGTATCCGCGCTGGACCGCCGCGAACTGGGACCCGGCGCGGCTGCTCGACCTCTATCAGCGGTCGGGCGCGCGCTATTTCATGGCGCTGGCCAATCACCACGACAATTTCGATTCCTATGCGTCCAGCCATCATCCCTGGAATGCGACGCGCTTCGGCCCCAAGCGCGACATCGTCGGCATCTGGGCGAAGCTGGCGCGCGAGCGGGGGCTGCGCTTCGGCGTGTCCAACCATTCGGGGCATGCCTGGCACTGGTATCAACCCGCCTATGGCTATGATCCCGAAGGTCCGCGCGCCGGGCAACGCTATGACGCGGCGCGGCTGACCCGGGCGGACGGGCGCGGGCAATGGTGGGACGGGCTGGACCCGCAACAGCTCTATACCGGCCCGACGATGAAGATGCCCGACGGCTTCCGCTCGATCGCCGAGGCCGATGCGTGGCACGAGAAAAACGACCGGGTCTGGGACGAAAAGCCGCCCGCCGCCAACCCGGCCTTTGTCCGCCAGTGGCGGCTGCGCTGTCGCGAGCTGGTCGACCTCTATCAGCCCGACCTCCTGTACTTCGACAATTTCACGCTGCCGCTGGGCCAGGCGGGGCTCGATATGGCCGCCTATATGTACAACAGCTCGATGCAGCGGAACGGCGGCCGCAACGAGGCGGTGGTGACCGCCAAGAATACGCCGCCGGAGCGGCTTGCGGGAATCGTCGACGATGTCGAGCGCGGCGCACACCAGTCGATCCAGCCCTATCCCTTCCAGACCGAGACCTGCATCGGCAACTGGCATTACGACCGCGATCTCTATGCGCGTGACGGGTACAAGACGCCGCGCAAGATCATCCACACGCTGTGCGACGTCATCGCCAAGAACGGCAATATGATGGTGTCGGTGCCGATGCGCGGCAACGGCACGATCGACGAGAAAGAAGAGGCGATCGTCGAGCGGATCGGCGCGTGGATGCGCCGTTATGGCGATGCGATCTACGCCACCCGCCCCTGGCGCCTGCTGGGCGAGGGCCCCACCGCGTCAAAGGGCGGCCAGTTCAACGAAGGCGGGCAGGACTCGCATTATACCCCGCGCGACGTGCGCTATGTGCGCAAGGGGGCGGCGGTCCATGGCTTCACGCTGGGCTGGCCCGAGGACGATGTCGCGCGTTTCCCCGCGCTCGCGCGGACCGGATCGGTGCAGCGGGTAACGATTCCCGGCGATCCGGCGCCGCTGCCCTTCCGCCGCACCGCCGAGGCGCTGGAGGTCGACCTGCCCCCCGCGCTGCGCAACGATATCGGCGTCGCGTTGGTGGTGGAGGGGCCGGGGCTGGTGTAA
- a CDS encoding TonB-dependent receptor plug domain-containing protein codes for MTGTRARRSGKSGIGPASLAVLALCIAMPAQGQTAPAQDGATVQPGQGDQAGAGAQAGQGDVASPPADAGEAQTRDIIVTGSRITTGGFTAPTPTTVIGEQQIQQNAQPNIFTTVAQLPSLQGSTGTSVNTFSTSSGQQGLSSFSLRGVGAIRTLTLLDGQRVVGANVTGVPDISLFPQLLIKRVDVVNGGASASYGSDAVGGVVNFITDTRFKGIKGNVQGGLTTYGDDQQVLVQLAGGTSLLNDRLHLIASTEYAHEDGVGGGEFGTALAGGRDWFRQSTLINRNVLNDGTPQYLFRDYAQPYNYTKYGLITAGPLQGIAFDQAGNPFQFQYGSGGVPARDAAGNVRGCLPGFCLGGDLSGNVDAGRSLQSKIQRVNSYGRIGYDFAPNGEIYGTVNIGQVKTNNQPVGGMNRPNLTIECANPYVPAAIKAACTTAGITNFQYGTSNAALGNSQVYTDRRQYRFVAGAKGREAVAGSDWSYDIYYEHGTNYTDVDVSNIMLSRRFNQAINAITLNGAIVCADATARANGCQPLNIFGGNPSAEALSYIIPQNGAYQRTRQTQDVISLNFSGSPFSSWAGPVSVAFGGEFRHEFYRVRADPYGAGFANTPANGAYPADPVLLADGNNWYAGNYKNGNGAYSVKEAFLEADLPIINSDAGGRANINGAVRVTDYSTSGTVWAWKIGGTWDLPVDGLRIRGVTSRDVRAPNLSELFAAPVTTTLPGFFDPFRNVNVLALQNTIGNVNLTPEIARNTTLGIAFSNSAAIPGLSLSVDYYKIKITDVISSLGAQDIVNLCFLNIAPETCGVFNLNNPNGPNFINVQSFNLASILTDGFDIEASYRWQRPLGLPGSLTLRALATNIRRFITDTGLPGTIPNDTAGVNIGNTPKWKWLAVQTYATDDWSLLLQERWFSDGKLGNQYIECTTGCPASTANRPTIDTNFIPGAFYFDVGGTYNVTPAVTAYFKVDNVFNRDPARSPYFVNPALYDVLGRVFRAGVRFSF; via the coding sequence ATGACGGGAACGCGCGCCCGCCGTTCGGGCAAGAGCGGCATCGGACCGGCCAGCCTGGCGGTCCTGGCCCTGTGTATCGCCATGCCGGCCCAGGGCCAGACCGCCCCGGCGCAGGATGGCGCGACGGTCCAGCCGGGGCAGGGCGATCAGGCGGGAGCGGGGGCTCAGGCAGGGCAGGGCGATGTGGCCTCGCCGCCCGCCGATGCCGGCGAAGCCCAGACCCGCGACATCATCGTCACCGGCTCACGCATCACCACCGGCGGCTTCACCGCGCCGACCCCGACCACGGTGATCGGCGAGCAGCAGATCCAGCAGAATGCGCAGCCCAACATCTTCACCACGGTCGCGCAGCTGCCCTCGCTCCAGGGCTCGACCGGCACCTCGGTCAACACCTTCAGCACGTCGAGCGGGCAGCAGGGGCTCAGCTCCTTCTCGCTGCGCGGCGTGGGCGCGATCCGCACCCTGACCCTGCTCGACGGGCAGCGCGTCGTCGGCGCCAACGTCACCGGCGTACCCGATATCAGCCTGTTCCCGCAGCTGCTGATCAAGCGGGTCGATGTGGTCAATGGCGGCGCCTCGGCCTCCTATGGATCGGACGCGGTCGGCGGTGTCGTCAACTTCATCACCGATACCCGGTTCAAGGGGATCAAGGGCAATGTCCAGGGCGGCCTGACCACCTATGGCGACGACCAGCAGGTGCTGGTCCAGCTGGCGGGCGGCACCAGCCTGTTGAACGACCGCCTGCACCTGATCGCCAGCACCGAATATGCGCATGAGGACGGCGTCGGCGGCGGCGAGTTCGGCACCGCGCTGGCGGGCGGGCGCGACTGGTTCCGCCAGTCGACCCTGATCAACCGCAACGTCCTGAACGACGGGACGCCGCAATATCTGTTCCGCGACTATGCCCAGCCCTATAACTACACCAAATACGGCCTGATCACCGCCGGGCCGCTCCAGGGCATCGCCTTCGACCAGGCGGGCAATCCGTTCCAGTTCCAGTACGGCTCGGGCGGGGTGCCAGCGCGCGACGCGGCGGGCAATGTCCGCGGCTGTCTCCCCGGCTTCTGCCTGGGCGGGGACCTGTCGGGCAATGTCGATGCGGGCCGCTCGCTCCAGTCGAAGATCCAGCGGGTGAACAGCTATGGCCGTATCGGCTATGACTTCGCGCCCAACGGCGAAATCTATGGCACGGTCAATATCGGCCAGGTGAAGACCAACAACCAGCCGGTCGGCGGCATGAACCGCCCGAACCTGACGATCGAGTGCGCCAATCCCTATGTCCCGGCGGCGATCAAGGCGGCCTGCACCACGGCGGGCATCACCAATTTCCAGTACGGCACCAGCAACGCCGCGCTGGGCAACAGCCAGGTCTATACCGATCGTCGTCAGTATCGCTTCGTCGCGGGCGCCAAGGGGCGCGAGGCGGTCGCCGGGTCCGACTGGTCCTACGACATCTATTACGAGCACGGCACCAACTATACCGATGTCGATGTCAGCAACATCATGCTGTCGCGCCGGTTCAACCAGGCGATCAACGCCATCACGCTGAACGGCGCGATCGTCTGCGCCGATGCGACGGCGCGGGCCAATGGGTGCCAGCCGCTCAACATCTTCGGCGGTAATCCCTCGGCGGAGGCGCTCAGCTATATCATCCCGCAGAACGGCGCCTATCAGCGGACGCGCCAGACCCAGGACGTGATCAGCCTCAACTTCTCGGGCTCGCCCTTCTCGTCCTGGGCGGGGCCGGTGTCGGTGGCGTTCGGCGGCGAGTTCCGCCACGAATTCTACCGCGTGCGCGCCGATCCCTACGGCGCGGGCTTCGCGAACACCCCGGCCAACGGCGCCTATCCGGCCGACCCGGTGCTGCTGGCGGACGGCAACAACTGGTATGCGGGCAATTACAAGAACGGCAACGGCGCCTATAGCGTCAAGGAGGCGTTCCTCGAGGCCGATCTGCCGATCATCAATTCGGATGCGGGCGGCCGGGCCAATATCAACGGCGCGGTGCGCGTCACCGACTATAGCACCTCGGGCACCGTCTGGGCGTGGAAGATCGGCGGCACCTGGGACCTGCCGGTCGACGGCCTGCGCATCCGCGGCGTGACCTCGCGCGACGTGCGCGCGCCCAATCTATCGGAACTGTTCGCCGCGCCGGTCACGACGACCCTGCCGGGCTTTTTCGATCCCTTCCGCAACGTCAACGTGCTGGCGCTCCAGAACACCATCGGCAACGTCAACCTGACGCCCGAGATCGCGCGCAACACCACGCTGGGCATCGCCTTCTCCAACTCGGCGGCGATTCCGGGGCTCAGCCTGTCGGTCGACTATTACAAGATCAAGATCACCGACGTCATCTCCAGCCTGGGCGCGCAGGACATCGTCAACCTGTGCTTCCTGAACATCGCGCCGGAGACGTGCGGCGTGTTCAACCTGAACAACCCCAACGGCCCCAATTTCATCAACGTCCAGTCGTTCAACCTGGCATCGATCCTGACCGACGGTTTCGATATCGAGGCGAGCTATCGCTGGCAGCGTCCGCTGGGCCTGCCGGGCAGCCTGACGCTGCGCGCGCTGGCGACCAATATCCGGCGGTTCATCACCGATACCGGCCTGCCCGGCACCATCCCCAACGACACGGCGGGGGTGAACATCGGCAACACGCCCAAATGGAAATGGCTGGCGGTGCAGACCTATGCCACCGACGACTGGTCGCTGCTGCTGCAGGAACGCTGGTTCAGCGACGGCAAGCTGGGCAACCAGTATATCGAGTGTACCACCGGCTGTCCCGCCTCGACCGCCAACCGGCCGACGATCGACACCAACTTCATCCCCGGCGCCTTTTATTTCGACGTGGGCGGCACCTATAACGTGACCCCGGCGGTCACCGCCTATTTCAAGGTCGACAATGTGTTCAACCGCGATCCGGCCCGTTCGCCCTATTTCGTCAACCCGGCGCTGTACGACGTTCTCGGGCGGGTGTTCCGCGCGGGCGTGCGGTTCAGCTTCTAA
- a CDS encoding TonB-dependent receptor: MMVRSVLAVLLGSAATPLFAQVAPPPQPDATVQDGSNDIVVLGEKAGRTLQETPASVAVTTAETIRNQNLLDVYDVLQRTPNVSIGADRTSFTIRGIDAFNVSGAGDGALASVYVDGAVLPRAALNTGPLDLYDIAQVEVFRGPQSTVQGRNALAGAVIVRTTDPGYEWSGQARVMLTGPDGQRRAGAAIGGPLLGDQIAFRLAGEVARTDGLVHNTTLHRDADARQSETLRAKLLVTPDALPGLRVVATYLHDRHVRGVYAYEFDAPYKPTDRIVTEDVATDTRVVSDIATLEAHYALGGGFDLTSVTNYSDVRAHYVADPDRNATPGQLSLTRDPAKTVQQELRLGIDLPWVQGLVGAYYLREDNRDYLFEATQDLNLTRLGVDRQLLALGLSQPVVNTVLGLYGGVVPIRNRLTQPRLTRNLAGFTDLTFPLTARLKLRAGLRYDNERQQRGATQSVVLNGTLPDPARLPVPALAPIVTRLNALLVATAAGATSVEPIRTITYDAWLPKLGLTWDVAANIGLSATVQRGYRAGGAGINQQRGQAFTYAPEYTWNYEVALRSDWFDRKLSFNANAYYIDWRDQQVAVRLTPGAVFDTQVVNAGKSRLYGFEAELRGRPTRTLDLYVGVGHSRSKFLDFTVPVGTLGRSASGNEFANAPHWTASAGGTWHDDSGLFANVNATYRDAFYQDTVNQSVRDIRPLTLVNAKLGWRNQHFGAYLIASNIFDRQQPTSFYTDFDGRVRGTLSNPRILGLSFEGRF, from the coding sequence ATGATGGTTCGATCGGTGCTGGCCGTGCTCCTTGGCTCGGCCGCGACGCCGCTGTTCGCGCAGGTGGCACCGCCGCCGCAGCCCGATGCGACGGTGCAGGACGGCAGCAACGACATCGTCGTGCTGGGGGAAAAGGCCGGTCGCACCCTGCAGGAAACCCCCGCCAGCGTCGCCGTCACCACCGCCGAGACGATCCGGAACCAGAATCTGCTCGACGTCTATGACGTGCTCCAGCGCACGCCCAACGTCTCGATCGGCGCCGACCGGACCAGCTTCACGATCCGCGGCATCGACGCCTTCAACGTCTCGGGCGCGGGCGACGGGGCGCTGGCCAGCGTCTATGTCGACGGCGCGGTGCTGCCCCGTGCGGCGCTGAACACCGGGCCGCTCGACCTTTACGACATCGCCCAGGTGGAGGTGTTTCGCGGGCCGCAATCGACCGTGCAGGGGCGCAATGCGCTGGCGGGTGCGGTGATCGTGCGCACCACCGACCCCGGTTACGAATGGAGCGGGCAGGCGCGCGTGATGCTGACCGGCCCCGATGGCCAGCGGCGCGCAGGCGCGGCGATCGGCGGCCCGCTGCTCGGCGACCAGATCGCCTTCCGGCTGGCGGGCGAGGTCGCCCGGACCGACGGGCTGGTCCATAACACCACGCTCCACCGCGACGCCGATGCCCGCCAGTCGGAGACGCTGCGGGCCAAGCTGCTGGTCACCCCCGACGCGCTCCCCGGACTGCGGGTGGTCGCGACCTATCTGCACGATCGCCATGTGCGCGGCGTCTATGCCTATGAGTTCGACGCCCCCTACAAGCCCACCGACCGTATCGTCACCGAGGACGTTGCGACCGATACCCGCGTGGTCAGCGACATCGCCACGCTGGAGGCGCATTATGCGCTGGGCGGCGGATTCGACCTGACCTCGGTCACCAACTATTCCGACGTCCGCGCCCATTATGTCGCCGATCCCGATCGCAACGCGACCCCCGGCCAGCTCAGCCTGACCCGCGATCCCGCCAAGACGGTCCAGCAGGAACTGCGGCTGGGCATCGACCTGCCCTGGGTCCAGGGGCTGGTCGGCGCCTATTATCTGCGCGAGGACAATCGCGACTATCTGTTCGAGGCGACGCAGGATCTGAACCTGACCCGGTTGGGCGTCGACCGGCAGCTGCTGGCGCTCGGCCTGTCGCAGCCGGTCGTGAACACGGTGCTGGGCCTGTATGGCGGCGTCGTTCCGATCCGCAACCGCCTGACCCAGCCGCGACTGACCCGCAACCTGGCCGGGTTCACCGACCTGACCTTCCCGCTGACCGCGCGGCTGAAACTGCGCGCCGGGCTGCGCTACGACAATGAGCGGCAGCAGCGCGGCGCCACCCAGTCGGTCGTGCTCAACGGCACGCTGCCCGATCCGGCGCGGCTGCCCGTACCCGCGCTGGCACCGATCGTCACCCGGCTGAACGCCCTGCTGGTCGCCACCGCCGCCGGGGCGACCAGCGTCGAGCCGATCCGGACCATCACCTATGACGCCTGGCTGCCCAAGCTGGGACTGACCTGGGACGTCGCGGCCAATATCGGGCTGAGCGCGACGGTGCAGCGCGGCTATCGCGCCGGCGGGGCGGGCATCAACCAGCAGCGCGGCCAGGCCTTCACCTACGCCCCCGAATATACCTGGAACTATGAAGTCGCGCTGCGATCCGACTGGTTCGACCGCAAGCTCAGCTTCAACGCCAATGCCTATTATATCGACTGGCGCGACCAGCAGGTGGCGGTGCGGCTGACCCCCGGCGCGGTGTTCGACACCCAGGTCGTCAATGCAGGCAAGTCGCGCCTCTATGGCTTCGAGGCGGAGTTGCGCGGGCGGCCGACCCGCACGCTCGACCTGTATGTCGGGGTCGGGCACAGCCGGTCGAAGTTCCTCGACTTCACCGTCCCGGTCGGCACGCTCGGACGATCGGCCAGCGGCAACGAATTCGCCAACGCGCCGCACTGGACCGCCTCCGCCGGGGGGACGTGGCACGACGATAGCGGGCTGTTCGCCAATGTGAACGCGACATACCGCGATGCCTTCTACCAGGACACGGTGAATCAGAGCGTGCGCGACATCCGCCCGCTGACGCTGGTGAATGCCAAGCTGGGGTGGCGGAACCAGCATTTCGGCGCCTATCTGATCGCCAGCAACATCTTCGACCGACAGCAGCCGACGTCCTTCTACACCGATTTCGACGGCCGCGTGCGGGGCACCCTGTCCAATCCCCGCATCCTGGGGTTGAGTTTCGAGGGGCGGTTCTGA
- a CDS encoding beta-glucosidase has product MTVTKGMMASGLAMIALAGTGMSAQGAAQTRTHNRAQPAAKATAPSAAAAARARADRIVAQMTRAEKILLVHGLFPTMAAGKTREELIPSAGHIDGIPRLGVPVVRESDASLGVANQVEQRVGDVATALPSGLATAASFDPAIARAGGAMIGAEARDKRFNVLLAGGVNLTRDPWNGRNFEYLGEDPLLAGTLGGAHIAGVQSNRIVSTIKHYALNAQETGRAVLDARIGEAALRMSDLLAFQIAIEKGQPGSVMCAYNKVNGDWSCENRHLLTDVLKRDWAYPGWVMSDWGAVHSTAKAANAGLDQESGEELDKAVYFGAPLAEAVAKGQVSEARLDDMVARYLTGLIETGAYDAPVPARAVTPDYAAHAEVAQRAAEAGIVLLKNDGNLLPIARTAKRIVVIGGNADVGVLSGGGSSQVRSVGGAPVEIPLAYGGSASFARITYHASSPLNALRKALPGVQIEWQDGRNLNATVAAAKNADMAIFFATQWTTEADDVPDLRLPNQQDALIAAIAAVQPRTVAVMETGGPVLMPWIAKVPAILQAWYPGQRGGEALAAILTGRVNPSGRLPITFPADASQPPRPRPVGLDKLSEVEAAAAANPAAAGGITLQSFPVDYVEGADVGYRWYEKKGLKPLFPFGHGLSYTSFAYRNPVVTGGRTISVTFDVVNTGQRAGSDVPQIYVARDGSGDAMRLAGFQRVALKPGETRRITLTAEPRIVADYDTGLPGWRIRGGRYRVALSHDAADRAIVTSTTVEAQTMKP; this is encoded by the coding sequence ATGACGGTGACGAAGGGCATGATGGCGAGCGGGCTGGCGATGATCGCGCTGGCCGGGACGGGCATGAGCGCGCAGGGCGCGGCGCAGACCCGGACGCACAATCGCGCACAGCCGGCGGCGAAGGCGACCGCCCCCTCCGCCGCCGCCGCAGCCCGCGCCCGTGCCGACCGGATCGTCGCGCAGATGACCCGCGCGGAGAAGATCCTGCTGGTCCATGGCCTGTTCCCCACCATGGCGGCGGGCAAGACGCGCGAGGAACTGATCCCCTCGGCCGGGCATATCGACGGCATCCCCCGGTTGGGCGTGCCGGTGGTGCGCGAAAGCGACGCGTCGCTGGGCGTCGCCAACCAGGTCGAGCAGCGGGTCGGCGATGTCGCCACCGCGCTCCCCTCCGGCCTTGCCACCGCCGCCAGCTTCGATCCCGCCATCGCCCGCGCGGGCGGCGCGATGATCGGTGCGGAGGCGCGCGACAAGCGGTTCAACGTGCTGCTGGCGGGCGGCGTCAACCTGACCCGCGATCCGTGGAACGGCCGCAACTTCGAATATCTGGGCGAAGATCCGCTGCTGGCGGGGACGCTGGGCGGCGCGCATATCGCGGGCGTCCAGTCGAACCGCATCGTCTCGACGATCAAGCATTATGCGCTGAACGCGCAGGAGACCGGCCGCGCCGTGCTCGACGCGCGGATCGGCGAGGCGGCGCTGCGGATGAGCGACCTGCTCGCCTTCCAGATCGCGATCGAGAAGGGCCAGCCCGGATCGGTCATGTGCGCCTATAACAAGGTCAATGGCGACTGGTCGTGCGAGAACCGCCACCTGCTGACCGATGTGCTGAAGCGCGACTGGGCCTATCCGGGCTGGGTGATGAGCGACTGGGGCGCGGTGCATTCGACCGCGAAGGCCGCCAATGCCGGACTGGACCAGGAATCGGGCGAGGAACTCGACAAGGCGGTCTATTTCGGTGCGCCGCTGGCCGAGGCGGTGGCCAAGGGGCAGGTCAGCGAGGCGCGGCTGGACGACATGGTCGCGCGCTATCTGACCGGGCTGATCGAAACCGGCGCCTATGACGCCCCCGTGCCCGCGCGGGCGGTAACCCCTGATTATGCCGCCCATGCCGAGGTGGCGCAGCGCGCGGCGGAGGCGGGGATCGTCCTCCTCAAGAATGACGGCAACCTCCTGCCCATCGCCCGGACCGCGAAGCGGATCGTGGTGATCGGCGGCAATGCCGATGTCGGCGTGCTGTCGGGCGGCGGTTCGTCGCAGGTCCGCTCGGTCGGCGGCGCGCCGGTCGAGATCCCGCTCGCCTATGGCGGCTCGGCCTCGTTCGCGCGGATCACCTATCATGCCTCCTCGCCGCTCAATGCGCTGCGCAAGGCGCTGCCCGGCGTCCAGATCGAATGGCAGGACGGGCGCAACCTGAACGCGACGGTGGCGGCGGCGAAGAATGCGGACATGGCGATCTTCTTCGCCACCCAGTGGACGACCGAGGCCGACGACGTGCCCGACCTGCGCCTGCCCAACCAGCAGGACGCGCTGATCGCCGCGATCGCCGCCGTCCAGCCGCGCACGGTGGCGGTGATGGAGACGGGCGGCCCGGTGCTGATGCCCTGGATCGCCAAGGTGCCCGCTATCCTCCAGGCCTGGTATCCCGGCCAGCGGGGCGGCGAGGCGCTGGCCGCGATCCTGACCGGGCGGGTCAACCCGTCGGGCCGCCTGCCGATCACCTTCCCCGCCGACGCCTCGCAGCCGCCGCGCCCGCGCCCCGTCGGGCTGGACAAGCTGAGCGAGGTCGAAGCGGCGGCGGCGGCCAATCCGGCGGCGGCGGGCGGGATCACGCTCCAGAGCTTCCCGGTCGATTATGTCGAGGGCGCCGATGTCGGCTATCGCTGGTACGAGAAAAAGGGGCTGAAGCCGCTTTTCCCCTTCGGCCACGGGCTCAGCTATACCAGCTTCGCCTATCGCAACCCGGTCGTCACCGGCGGGCGGACGATCAGCGTGACCTTCGACGTGGTGAACACCGGCCAGCGCGCCGGGTCGGACGTGCCGCAAATCTATGTCGCGCGCGACGGCAGCGGGGACGCGATGCGGCTGGCCGGGTTCCAGCGGGTCGCGCTGAAGCCCGGCGAGACCCGGCGCATCACCCTGACCGCCGAGCCGCGCATCGTCGCCGATTACGACACCGGCCTGCCCGGCTGGCGGATCAGGGGCGGGCGCTACCGGGTGGCGCTGTCGCATGACGCCGCCGACCGGGCGATCGTGACCAGCACGACCGTCGAGGCGCAGACGATGAAGCCCTGA